One Candidatus Binatia bacterium DNA window includes the following coding sequences:
- a CDS encoding PaaI family thioesterase, translated as MTPDEVVSRIPYARMIGIEARASGEGWITHLTFRDGIVGNRRLPAIHGGVVGAFLEMAALVELIHQMGGDRIPKPINFNVNYLRSAGPLDSTARAEVVKLGKRIAHVRVIAWQDDPERPVATGYGNFLV; from the coding sequence ATGACACCCGACGAAGTCGTCAGCAGGATTCCCTATGCCCGCATGATCGGGATCGAGGCGAGGGCGAGCGGGGAAGGGTGGATCACACACCTGACCTTCCGTGACGGCATAGTTGGAAACCGCCGGTTGCCCGCAATTCACGGCGGCGTCGTCGGCGCGTTTCTGGAGATGGCGGCACTGGTGGAGTTGATTCACCAGATGGGCGGCGACCGCATTCCGAAGCCGATCAACTTCAACGTCAACTACCTCAGAAGCGCCGGGCCTTTGGACTCGACCGCTCGGGCGGAAGTGGTGAAGCTCGGCAAACGCATCGCCCACGTCCGCGTCATCGCTTGGCAGGACGATCCGGAACGTCCCGTCGCCACCGGCTACGGCAATTTTCTCGTCTGA
- a CDS encoding PaaI family thioesterase, whose protein sequence is MEAKNYVISAFFGDNPPHIMEHVPHCRELPVIALHAGPCKATLKIPFHEKLIGDPSRGVVFGGVITTLLDQAGGLAVMCSLDELKSIATIDLRVDYLRPATPGRDLLGYAHCYRVTKNVAFVRGVAYHDDRDDPFATSLLTYMLGANPMPPGILETVPV, encoded by the coding sequence ATGGAAGCAAAGAATTACGTCATCAGCGCGTTTTTCGGGGACAATCCCCCTCACATCATGGAGCATGTGCCGCACTGCCGCGAACTGCCCGTGATCGCGCTGCACGCAGGCCCCTGCAAGGCGACGCTCAAGATCCCCTTTCACGAAAAGCTCATCGGCGACCCGAGCCGTGGCGTCGTCTTCGGCGGCGTGATCACCACGCTGCTGGATCAGGCGGGTGGCCTCGCCGTGATGTGCAGCCTCGACGAGCTGAAGTCGATCGCAACGATCGACCTCCGGGTGGATTACCTGCGGCCCGCCACACCCGGCCGCGATCTCCTCGGCTACGCCCACTGTTACAGGGTCACCAAGAACGTCGCCTTCGTCCGCGGCGTCGCCTACCACGACGATCGGGACGACCCCTTCGCGACTTCGTTGTTGACCTACATGCTGGGGGCGAACCCGATGCCGCCCGGCATTCTGGAAACGGTACCCGTCTGA
- a CDS encoding NAD-dependent epimerase/dehydratase family protein, whose translation MEFGGITLVTGASGFIGRHTVAQLVARGVRVRATGLLLQEKSYFDRLGVEFVASDLTRPETLPPLFRGVDRVFHLGAICNLSTPYERLYPINVLGVDHITQLGLDAGVRKFVHVGSTSVYGRYRGVPFTEDAPRHPQDDYGRSKQDGEDVVWRRIREGLAAVITRPCTVYGPGCNDGAGKVFSRRTSILAIPGSGKQRLSNVRVEDVAAAVVHLSHCDDAVGKAFNIVDDSHPTVEEALTIAARTFGARPPRLHLPIGMVRAFARGDGLIAKLRGRIPDLEYDAVRFLSDDYLVDNAALKATGYRFIYPDFETSIRQLVLSSPSLCGDCR comes from the coding sequence ATGGAGTTCGGTGGAATCACACTGGTGACCGGTGCGAGCGGGTTCATCGGCAGACACACCGTCGCACAACTTGTGGCGCGCGGCGTGCGGGTGCGGGCGACTGGGCTGCTCCTGCAAGAGAAGTCGTATTTCGATCGTTTGGGCGTGGAGTTCGTCGCGTCAGATCTGACCAGGCCGGAAACCCTGCCTCCTCTCTTCCGTGGGGTGGACCGGGTGTTTCACCTGGGAGCCATCTGCAACCTGTCAACACCCTATGAACGGCTGTATCCGATCAACGTGCTTGGGGTCGATCACATCACTCAGCTGGGGCTCGACGCGGGCGTGCGGAAATTCGTCCACGTCGGCTCGACCAGTGTGTACGGCCGCTACCGGGGAGTGCCGTTCACGGAAGATGCGCCGCGCCATCCCCAGGACGACTACGGAAGGAGCAAACAGGACGGTGAAGATGTGGTGTGGCGCCGCATCCGCGAGGGTTTGGCGGCGGTGATCACGCGCCCCTGCACGGTGTACGGGCCTGGGTGTAACGATGGCGCCGGCAAAGTGTTCTCACGCCGCACTTCGATCCTGGCCATTCCGGGAAGCGGCAAGCAGCGCCTGTCCAACGTGCGCGTCGAGGATGTCGCCGCGGCGGTGGTGCACCTCTCGCATTGCGATGATGCCGTCGGTAAGGCGTTCAACATCGTGGACGACAGCCATCCCACCGTCGAAGAGGCGCTGACGATAGCGGCACGGACGTTTGGCGCGCGTCCGCCGCGGCTGCATCTGCCCATTGGCATGGTCAGAGCGTTTGCCCGTGGGGATGGGCTCATTGCCAAGTTGCGGGGCCGGATTCCGGATCTGGAATACGATGCCGTGCGCTTCCTCAGCGACGATTACCTGGTGGACAACGCCGCGCTGAAAGCCACGGGTTACCGGTTCATCTATCCCGATTTCGAAACCTCGATACGGCAGCTGGTGCTGTCCTCTCCCTCGCTGTGCGGGGACTGTCGATAA
- a CDS encoding SDR family NAD(P)-dependent oxidoreductase, which translates to MQAVVITGIAQGMGREVARLLARSQTPVAGFDVDVEGIAVLQAELERVGCPHLLTTLNITDRRGILHFRDMVLGKFGRVDAVLSNVGIGFFGPFEEVDLGKALTCLEINVIGTAAIFQAFIPSMRANRSGKLIAVSSLVGQIPFPFESIYSASKFAVEGLVLSLRYEVEPFGIKVALIQPAQVSTAFAAKIHQRPAQSSPYWERVDRFIKRDEELIKTAPTPAQAAAEIVKVIGAASPKLHNQIDAKSRLFLRLNRLLPQRMRDALLLRQMDINV; encoded by the coding sequence ATGCAGGCAGTGGTGATCACGGGAATTGCCCAGGGGATGGGGCGCGAGGTGGCCAGGCTCTTGGCGCGGTCGCAGACGCCGGTGGCGGGCTTCGATGTCGATGTGGAGGGCATCGCGGTGCTGCAAGCCGAGCTGGAAAGGGTGGGCTGCCCTCATCTGTTGACGACGTTGAACATCACCGATCGCCGCGGGATTCTTCACTTCAGAGACATGGTGCTGGGGAAGTTTGGACGGGTCGATGCGGTGCTGTCGAACGTCGGCATCGGGTTCTTTGGCCCCTTCGAGGAAGTGGATCTGGGCAAGGCGCTCACGTGTCTGGAGATCAACGTGATTGGGACGGCGGCCATCTTTCAGGCCTTCATCCCATCGATGCGGGCGAACCGGTCAGGGAAGCTGATCGCCGTGTCGTCGCTGGTCGGGCAGATTCCGTTCCCGTTCGAGTCGATTTATTCGGCGAGCAAGTTCGCGGTCGAGGGGCTGGTGCTTTCCTTGCGTTACGAGGTGGAGCCGTTCGGCATCAAGGTCGCTTTGATCCAGCCAGCGCAGGTGTCCACGGCGTTTGCCGCCAAGATCCACCAGCGGCCCGCGCAAAGCTCGCCGTACTGGGAGCGGGTCGATCGTTTCATCAAGCGCGATGAGGAACTGATCAAGACTGCTCCGACTCCGGCGCAAGCCGCGGCTGAAATCGTCAAGGTGATCGGCGCAGCCAGTCCCAAGCTGCACAATCAGATCGATGCGAAGAGCAGACTGTTCCTGAGGCTCAACCGATTGCTGCCGCAGAGGATGCGTGACGCCCTCCTGCTGCGGCAGATGGACATCAACGTGTGA
- a CDS encoding aldolase catalytic domain-containing protein, with the protein MNNHQFEEKTVRAVYAACVQAGIDYMELGYKASQRIFVGPQYGKWKFCNEDDLRRVVGDNDTPLKLSVMADAERTDYHEDILPRSQSVLNMIRIATYIHQIPVALDMIKDAHDKGYETTLNLMAASTIPEWELDEAIAILADSEVDVIYLVDSFGSFYSEQIRYLLEKFFRLAGPRGKTIGMHAHNNQQLAYANTIEAVIMGANLLDGSMAGLGRGAGNCPIELLIGFLHNPKYRLRPVLQCIQEHIEPLREKLLWGFDIPYMITGMLNQHPRAAIEFNTTENRGNLVKFFDSQIEEE; encoded by the coding sequence ATGAATAACCACCAGTTCGAAGAGAAGACCGTACGGGCTGTGTACGCGGCGTGCGTCCAAGCTGGCATCGATTACATGGAGCTCGGATACAAAGCGTCCCAGCGCATCTTCGTGGGACCGCAATATGGGAAATGGAAATTTTGCAACGAGGACGACCTGCGCCGCGTCGTCGGCGACAATGATACGCCGTTGAAGCTCTCGGTCATGGCCGATGCGGAACGCACCGATTATCACGAGGACATCCTGCCCCGCAGCCAGAGCGTGCTGAACATGATCCGGATTGCCACCTACATCCATCAGATCCCCGTCGCCCTGGACATGATCAAGGACGCCCACGACAAAGGCTATGAAACCACGCTGAACCTGATGGCGGCTTCGACCATCCCGGAGTGGGAGCTGGACGAGGCGATCGCCATTCTCGCGGATTCCGAGGTGGATGTCATTTATCTGGTCGACAGCTTCGGGTCGTTCTACAGCGAGCAGATTCGCTACCTCTTGGAGAAATTCTTTCGTCTGGCGGGGCCGCGTGGCAAGACCATCGGCATGCACGCCCACAACAATCAGCAGTTGGCGTACGCCAACACCATCGAGGCGGTGATCATGGGCGCCAACCTGCTCGACGGCAGCATGGCCGGACTCGGCCGTGGCGCCGGCAATTGCCCCATCGAGCTGCTGATCGGCTTCCTGCACAATCCCAAGTACCGACTGCGACCGGTCCTCCAGTGCATCCAGGAACACATCGAGCCGTTGCGCGAGAAGTTGCTCTGGGGATTCGACATTCCCTACATGATCACAGGGATGCTCAACCAGCACCCGCGCGCCGCCATCGAGTTCAACACCACCGAGAACCGCGGCAATCTGGTCAAGTTTTTCGATTCGCAGATCGAAGAGGAATGA